Below is a genomic region from Hypomesus transpacificus isolate Combined female chromosome 1, fHypTra1, whole genome shotgun sequence.
GACGTCCCAGGTGAGGAGTCCAGGTTGGCCAGGGACCCATGGTTATCTGCCTCCTTAGTCTCATCCTCTGCTATCACCTCCCATCCTGGGCACCAGGTCAAGGCTGACAAGACACTAGGCTCACTCCCAACAACCACCTCAATACTAGCATGATCCATCCTGTATAAGCTCCACCATGAGAGCTGCCCTAACCACACCCAGGATAGCCCTGTATGAGCTCCACCATGAGAGCTGCCCTAATCACACCCAGGATAGCCCTGCTCCTATTCCATCAAGGCAGTTTAGACTTCCAGTCTCAGTGCTAATGAAGTCCTATATAACTCACTGCCTGAGCGTGTTAGtgtgaagagttaacatgtgcgcgtgtgtgaaagaagaaacagtgtgtgtgtgagagatagagagacagtatgtgtgtgtgagagtcaacAGTGAGCCAAAAGGATACGGACACTAACAGCCTCTGCGTCTGTGCTCAGCAGTCTCTTCACTTCCTTCTCTACGTCGGGAGACTCGATGTACTGCAGGAGAAATTAGGTTATGTTTACTGCCATGGCTCTGCTATCTGCAtagtgtgtgcacacacacacacacacacacacacacaaaatgcctcAAATGGCCACAGGCCAGCAAGCACATTAGCGATTAAAAAAGAAGGAGACAAATCAATATGGCCCTGCACCTTCAAAAAGATTTATTCCAAAGACAAAGTAGCGGccttcttctgtctctgtcacttcGATCAAAGGAAAGGTAAAATTGCTTTCCAGCATGCCTCTTGGGCAAATGAAGATGGAAGGGCTTTATTTATATGTAAATCTTTGTTTCACTTTAAAAACTGTTCATTTTCTTGAGAAATGTAAATAGGTTGTTTGAGTGAAGTATGTGAAAGTCATCAGAGAACGTGTTTATGAAGATAAAGAAGGAAGAAAACAACTCGAAGGCTAATAGAGCTATCACTACCTTCTTTTTGGCAGTCTTCCGGAATCTTCTCTTGCGTGTGTTCTTCAGAGGGCAGGTGACTGGAGACCAAAACACAGCTCAATTGTATGCAGCGGCGGCAAATATACGTGATACTTCACGACTCACCGATGCTTGAAGTTGGACTCAGCAGTGGTATCACAAAACACCCCGCTCAGCACATCTCTACAGCggtgtaagtgtgtttgtaagtgtgtgcgtgcgttggGGAGGTCACTTACTGCCGTGGTTCCACACAAACTtcttgtctttgtctttgtccttCTTCTTGTTCTTGGGATCGGTGGTGCCTGTTGGCTCCTCCAAGGGAGGATACAGGTCCCCATCTAACGTGCACACCAGCATCTACATTCAAACACAGGGGTGACGTTATAAAATACATGAATTGACAAAAATAGTCTAAGTTTGGAAGTATTCTGTCTGTAACAATGTGAGATCTTTGTTTCTGCCTTATTACTATGCATTCAAATGGATCAAATAGTCCTACCTGACAAACATCAGCAGTCTTATAGAATGTCTTCTTGTCTACTGTTTTCAGGGACTCCAGGATACAGGGCAGGTCCACTAGTTTACATGCCAAAGGGACACGATCCACCCTCACAATACCATGGCGACCGTCAGCTGCAAAGTAGCATGTTATGAGCAGCAAAGCTATCAAACTTAATGCTTAATGGGTAAAGGGGAAGGTTAGCAGTATAAGTAATATATTTCAACCTTTTTATGGCATTGTGTATGACACATTACAGAAGTTCAAATTACCGTGCAGCTCGACGGTGAGTCTATCTTTAAGATTCATACTGCCTGACTGTGCAATCCGTCTCACCGTTGAGGCATATTCCTTCAGGAGAGAACATTGAAATACTAGTATCGGTTTACACGGTTTACATAACATCCTCATTAACATAAACTGGCCTTCATTGTCAACATTTAGCGGGTTAACGCGTTTTAAATAACACAGTGAGGTGCCAGTGTTTCGAGTTAGACTGGTCTCAgcactactgtagctaactGGTACAGTAGGCTAGTTGACATGTCTTACCGTAGGAAGCCGTAAGACAAACTGGCTCTCCAACTCATGAGGAGCATCTTCTTTGTTTTTCGAACCGACCTTCCCCACTGCAAATAATCAACCACAGAACATCAGATTTTTAAAGCTATGTCATACCATACCAGTAGGCTAGTACAAGATGGTTCAGCTAGCATAGCATGGCCTATCAGCTAGGTTAGCTAACAGTAGCGGGTTAGCAAAACAGACTAGTAAACGGCATTACAAATAACTTACCCTTTAGTTTAGAGgtattttttgtctttttactTTGAGAACTCATGGTAACACCTACACGAACACCcaggaataaaaaaaacaaaaacaatcacacaacacagtcaaaaCACGGTAGACTGAAGGTTGCTTCTCTTTTCAATCTAGTGTCTGGGTCTGCCAACAATGCCTGCCTTAACCAGGCTAACTGTCGCCACCTGTTGGACAGTTGAAGATAATACAATTTGGAAAAGATAAGTAACAATGAAAAACATGCCTGGCGAAAGTAGCAAACTAAACTCTTAGTGTGAGGTCTTTACATGAAATTGAAAATAAACTATTTGTCCTCTAAAACACGTGGTGTTGAAATAACAAAAGTCAAGGTGATGGAACTTAGAAAAGGCATCAAATTGTGAGGTACagtaagggagggaggtgtgagcTATTCTTTACTAAACGAAATATATCCATTCCATAGGTATGGTGTGGAGGAAGGAAACGTACTCGGCGAGTTTTGGTTTTCATTTGCGAGAATTTTTATTACAGAAGTAAAGACCGACACTTTGAATGAACCCAGTTTAGCTTTTAAGAAAAATGCAATATTGCTTTCTCTCTTAGAAAAAATAATTTCTATATCTTGACTGGGGCATGATTATTTTTGCACGGGCTGTCACAATCAGATGATGATCAGATTTAGAGATGGCCAAATAGAGGAGGGTCGGAGGTATGAAGGATGAATAACTCCTACAAACCTATTCGGCATAGTTTCCGGTTTTACGTGATTTTTTTGATCAAAATAAAAGTGGGTATGTAATAAAACGGAACACGTCTTCTGGACGgttgttatttttcttttgtagtttttttttattaacattgcTAAATTAACTGTGTCCGTTATCACTCAGTGACGTTTAAAAGTAGCAATCAACATGGACATGATAGAAACAGATAATGCAAAAGAAAgaagttttttttatgttattgTATTTAGCCTACTAAATACCTTTGTAATGCGATATGTGATATACAAATTGTGTCATATTACACAAGATCAATAAAAAACGAGAAGTACAATagatttttattttgaaaatcttCGGAAATACGCAACCGGAAGTTAGTTTCATCTGTCGAAGGGAGAATCACACTACTACCGTTGAAGATGGCTTCGTCTTTTTGGAAAGGTGTAGTCGGATTTGGTCTTTTTGCCTTGGCCCATGCAGCTTTTTCAGCGGCACAGCGTAAGTATTACATGTGAAAAAGAAACGAACGTATTCTTGAATTTCCTTTAAGCTTAGGGTACAATCCGTTATATTTCGGTCAAGCTGTGAACAATTGCGGCCTGTCATTGTCACTAGCCAGTTACTGCGTACAACAAGCTTGCACGGTGATGCCTCTTGCCTTGGTACACCTACGAAAACGCTAACCAATCCTGCAGCATCTGAGGCGAATCAAAGATGTATTAAATACATTGTAACGTTACCATTGCCAGTAGCAAAATGCTGCAGTTCAGACAATTGGCCACAATTTGAACGATTACATCATGGCATGAAGGTGTGCTGTGATAAAGGAAAATGTCATTGTTTGCTTATTGTCTCTTTTCTACTTCTCAACAGATCGATCCTACATGCGTTTAACAGAAAAGGAGAATGAAACCCTACCAATAGATGTAAGAAATCTTTATTTACCACTGTAGCACTACAACATTAGACCATTTGGGCTCTGAATGAGATGTCTAGTATTTATGATAACAATTCCTTTTATTTTGCAGATTGTCTTGCAGACTTTTTTAGCATTTGTTTTGACGTGCTATGGTATAGTCCACATTGCTGGAGAGTTCAAAGACATGGATGCGTCATCGGAACTGAAAAACAAGTAAGCATCAATTACCCACCAGGCATCCTACATTTATCCTGTCGACATGTGGTTGAGGTACATGTGGTTGATTCTACAGTGAAGTAGAATGTTCAATAATGACTTTCTTCCCACCTCTAGGACATTTGACACGTTGAAGAACCACCCGTCTTTCTACCTGTTCAACCACAGAGGCCGGGTGCTCTTCCGTAGCCCGGACCAAGAAGCTTCCACAGCCCCAAACCAACAGGCCCTGCCTTCCAATCCTCTGCGGCTACGCAAGCTGGAGCATTTGCACTGAGACTGGCCTTTTCCTGCCCACATGTCATTTAGTTTTTTCTGTGCACAGATAAGCTTTTTGGTTTAGATCCAAGGGAATTACCCTCGCCCCTCCTTTTAATTTGTCTTTGTACATATATTAATATGCTGTACAATATGCTGTGCATCTCTTTCCATAAAAGTGGTTACAATATTTAACTCTTGACTGTGCCAACCCCTTCAATTTCAAGGCAGGTTTGTTTGTACATAATTTTGATTGCTAGTCAGTTGAAACATCTATCCCTAGTCCTACCCCTTCCAAGTTGCTTCGGGGTAATGTTATTTGTTATTGGACTAAGGGTATAGagaatgtttgttttatttgccaCACATTCATCTTGAACAGCTGTCTTGAGCAACTATGTATTTCATGTTTTCTGCTGAAATAAGATTTATCTTATGAGGTGATAAGCCTTTACTTACTCGGAGGGAGAGAATTCCATGACCATCACACCGTCTCCCTGAGATGTGAAGGAGGCTTCAAAGGTAGCTATGAACAAATTATTGCAATACAGAGTTGTGGTAATGGAAACCACCGAATCCAAGCCTGGAGGGGATGAAAGCAGAGGAAGTGTTACAGCAAATCTAATGATACTGTGAACACTGTAGAGACTAATGGTACATTTGCTTGggcaatgttttcatttttttcattttgttaAGACTCAGATTGTTTTTAACTTAATAAAAATCATTCAGAGATTTTACCATGTGTCCTGTGGACATTTGAATTCCAATAATTGATAGAAAAAATGCATGAGTACACAACCACGGAACACCATCAATAAGGTTATCTTCAAGCCCAAATATCGAAATATGTTTAGACACAATTATATTTTGTAATATTCAGACTTAAGCTCTTTTCAATTTGATCCATAAGAATGTAACGTGGACTTTCTTGAGAACTCTGCAATACTTAAAATAGATAGCCACAAAGTATTTCAACAgcattgttttgtgtttatatatttatttttaaaaaccTCATAAAATTTTCATCATATATAACCATTTATAAAATTGGTTTTATACAACTTTTCTttcaaaataatatatttttatgtTCAGGTATGAACAACATCCAAAAATATTCTATGTTCTTTATGAACATTACAAAGTAGTATACATATCTTTCATGTAAAAACAAACTCCATGGACACATCAGAAAAGAACTGAGCAGCCTGTGTTTGTCAACAGGATGCCATGAAGCAGGTGGTGGCTAACCAGCTGTCCCAGTTGTAGAACAGGTGACTGGGGGAGCAGGGGTTTTACTTGCCCCAACAGTTATTCAAGGAGAGAATCAATGGAGAGATTGTGAGGAgccaaaggagaggaggagtttaTAATAGGCTGGGCTCTAGGTCCTGGAGATGGACCAAACAGGTGGCGTTTTATCACGTCTGACTCCCCAAGGCCCACAAGCAACTGAGCATATAAGACTTGACAAGAACTATTGCTTTGAGTCATGTTGGGCTCCATAAAACATTGCTTTCAGGTCATCTCGCTAAGACAACAGATCTACTGAGGATGCATTAGGCCCACCTCTAATTGGACCCCGGCCCTGTTCATccatgcagtacacacacacatgaacaacaCAATCAAAAGAGTTGAGGTAGATCAGATTTCTCATGTGAGACTCAGGTTATTAAGTcagtacacagtacacagtTTAATTCTTCAAATGTGTTTTGAACATTACACTAGCGCTTAACCTAAAGGTCTTTATTGCTTTGAACTGCAATGAGCCCTGCAGCTTGCTGCAGTTAGTCCTAATCATGTTCAGAAATCATGTTAATATGAGTTCCAATGCATGCCTCACATGACAAATCCTGTCCCCTGTCCTACAATGTTCTATCTGCACCGTGTGTGCCATACCTGATTGAACAGTTCAGACAATATCTGTGTGAATGAATTCATGTTTGTAGACAGACCGGAGTCACATGGTCACCACTGGCAGCCGTCAGCGTAGAGAGGATTACATTCAAAGTCTTAGCTGATTGGTCTTCCTTCAGGCTCAATCCTGTGGCCTTCTCCCAGGGTAAAGCCCCCAACCTTTCACCCCTGGGAGGGAGCTGTGCAAGCACAAAGTCACAGCACAAGGACAATGACTTCAGCCCACATCATGGAGACTCCTCGTCCCATGTTTGTCCCTCTCCAATCCCCTTCACcactcctgttctctctcccagaCCAGGCTAGCAGGTCTATGAGATGGTTTGTGCCGTTGTGGCAGTGTTTTCCACATTGGGAGTTTTgagtttgtgtccagtcttgcTGGGTACCCTGTCCTCGTCACTATCTCCCATGGTCGTTGTTGAGACGGGCAGACAACAAGCGCCTCTCCTCAATCTCCTCAAGGGCGGTCTCCAACTGCTGGATGAGCACCCGCTTCTTAaacctgtggggggggggggggaggggggggggaggggggggggggggtagaggacaGAAAAATGTACTTATCTGAAAATGTCCATGTTGGTCTGTCAACACAGTGTCACTTAGTGTTCTGAGTTAGCATAGCTCTGTGTAGTTTTCCCTGAGTGTGGCTAGTGGGGTTTACCTGGCAGCCTCTTTGATGGCGTGATGAATAAAATACCTCTGTACCGTCACAGGACCTTTCACCTCCTGCAGGAGCTGGAATATGGTCTCGTAGTCTAAGAGCGATCACAAGCACACAAAGGGTGAAACCCAGGTCCAGATGGTAACAGATATAGGCGTTAACTGTATAGATTTGCATGGGGAATAGTTACTGATCTATACTGACCTAGTTTAAATTCCATCAGACATCTCTATTCAATGATGACACTACATTACAACATTGTCTGAATTAAatttactgtatgtatgtgtgtggtgttagcAATCCACAAATCAGATTAAACTCACTACGTCCAGGTTTCCGGACCTCCTTGATAACTCGCGTGCGCAGCTCTGCgttgctgccatctagtggcatCACCACCACGGTCCCCGGCATGGCCAGGTCCGCTTCAGCGTCTCctagctcctcctcctggcctgggGGGCTCAGACCGCTGCAGTTCTGCTCCCTCTCAGAGGGCCGTTCGTCCAGCCCGTCCTCGTCCAGCCTGTCCTCCATCTCGCCCCTGTCCTCCCCACTGTCCCCATCACACATTCCTTCCCGTTCGTCCAGGGGGAGCGAAGCTGGGCTCCCTCCCTCGCCGTCCACCTCTGCAGGCCAGCTGTCCCCTGGATcatcccccagacccccctccccattaCTGTCGATGGCCAACACACTGTTGCCCTCCGCTcctggggggagagaagaggacgcTTCACTACGTGGCCAGGGGGAGGAACCGCATGATTAAATAGACATCGTTTTTTTTGCATCCTGCATCATCCTAATGTAATTAATCTTAATACTACTACACTATACTATACATACCATAAACCTTAGTCAGATAACTTTGCACATTGTCAAGCCCTCTGATCTCCCCGTATACCCCATTCAAGGTTGACTTTTCGGTCCTATCCTGTAGATGCCTTATCTCTTCCCCACCTTTGTGCAGTGGGATGGGCTTGATGAGTCCCGCCTGTCCCAGGGCCCCCGCCGGCCCCTTCCCCAGCACATGGTTGGTGATGATGGGTGGAGTCTGTGGCCGGCGCAGCAGAGGAGACATGCTCCGCCTCCTCTTCAGGGCGGAGCCCAGATTGGGATCACCGCCGGCCCTCTTCTTGTTCTGGGGCCCCGTTACGAACTCGTCCGCTTCGTCTATCATCATCCCCTGTCGGATGAAAGACGAGATCCGTCATTGTTTGTATTTAGGCATTAGAAACGTGTCACGCGTACATGGAAGTGTGTTCGCTCGTTATTCACGAGTGCTGGTACCTTCTTGTCCTGTTTGAAGGGGTTTCCGAATGTGTGCAGGCGTTTGGGTTGGTCGGGGTCGATCTCCCTCAAAGGGGAAGGCATCAGCTTAAGGTACTCTTGATAGTTCCCCATCTGTGCCACTGGGATACTGTGAAGGTAGTCTAATAACAAGGAAGTAGGCCCATTAAAACCACCTCAAGGTCATTCATCCTCATTGGGATACTGTTTTAATTGGGCTTCGGAGAACAACACTATTAGGcccatccccatctcccccaaGGGATCTTCCAAATTACCCATGTATCTATTCATCTAACTATGTACCTTCATCTTGTCCTCTGATGAGCTTCTGAGTAGTCCGCAGCAGGTTGGAGCGCATACGTGTCAGCTGATCTAGAAGGTTCCGTCTGGGGATGTCATAGGCGTTCCGGTAAGCCTGTGGCTTCAGGTCCTGAGGAGAGAAAGCAACAGAACTCCAGTGAGAGCCCAaacagcccctccctctcccagttgTCCCTCTCACTGCCCTCACAGCCACAGAGCACCACACCAGCCTCCCGCCTCCCGTACCTTGTTGAGCAGCGCTATCTGAAAGCCGGCAAACTCTTTGAAGTTGATGTCTGCGAGGCGCAGGGGCATCTCCCCGGTGATCCCCTGGAGCAGCTGTTTGAAGTCCTTGCGGTGGGCCAGGGACAAGGCGCTGGAGTGGTTCTTCACTTTGATCCCCGTCTCCTGGGGAGGCCTCTTCCCGACGGACACAATCAAACGATCTGATTCCATCTTAGCCTGAAGATAGACATGAAAACAAACTTGTATTACACCAGCtgcacatgtatgtgtgtggatgtgttgtaGGCTACACAGACGCCGCTCTGGTGTGGAGACTGAGGAAGGATGGGGTCGGCCTGACCTGCTGGCTGAGTTTCTTTAGGTAGGAGATGACACTGTAGCTGAGGCCACAGTCCATGTTGTCTGAGATCAGGTTGGGTGCTCCCATCATCCTCAGGGCTTTCTTCAAGGGCTGTTAATtaagaggaagacagaaagagacagagaagtagagagagagagagacagacacgagagagagagagagagagagagagagagagagagagagagag
It encodes:
- the mmgt1 gene encoding ER membrane protein complex subunit 5 yields the protein MASSFWKGVVGFGLFALAHAAFSAAQHRSYMRLTEKENETLPIDIVLQTFLAFVLTCYGIVHIAGEFKDMDASSELKNKTFDTLKNHPSFYLFNHRGRVLFRSPDQEASTAPNQQALPSNPLRLRKLEHLH
- the taf7 gene encoding transcription initiation factor TFIID subunit 7 translates to MSSQSKKTKNTSKLKVGKVGSKNKEDAPHELESQFVLRLPTEYASTVRRIAQSGSMNLKDRLTVELHADGRHGIVRVDRVPLACKLVDLPCILESLKTVDKKTFYKTADVCQMLVCTLDGDLYPPLEEPTGTTDPKNKKKDKDKDKKFVWNHGITCPLKNTRKRRFRKTAKKKYIESPDVEKEVKRLLSTDAEAVSVRWEVIAEDETKEADNHGSLANLDSSPGTSGHKMGHGSSAQRDELREIFNDISSSSEDEEDEGDRHEDEDLNIMDTEDDLVRQLQEKLNESDGARDESDRNNQIVMEYQVQINSVKAKLQDTRARKKQQEDLIMKVENQALKNRFQALLNEIIHQEEREMEQLASLQEQLDSLIEK
- the ints6l gene encoding integrator complex subunit 6, whose protein sequence is MPILLFLIDTSASMNQRTYLGTSYLDIAKGAVEIFMKLRARDPASRGDRYMLVTFDDPPYGVKAGWKENHATFMSELKNLQASGLTTLGHALRTAFDLMNLNRLVSGIDNYGQGRNPFFLEPSVIITITDGNKLTHSSGVPDELHLPLNSPLPGSELTKEPFRWDQRLFALVLRLPGASTPDSEQLGSVPTDESAITQMCEVTGGRSYCVRTQRMLNQCLESLVQKVLSGVVINFEKTGPDPPPIGEDGVVDPVRPVSSFSPQPWHSCHKLIYVRPNPKTGVPVGHWPIPESFWPDQNSPTLPPRSSHPVVRFSCVDCEPMVIDKLPFDKYELEPSPLTQYILERKSPHMCWQVFVNSSGKHSDLSEPFGYLKASTTLTCVNLFVMPYNYPVLLPLLDDLFKVHKLKPNPKWRQAFEMYLKTMPPYFLLPLKKALRMMGAPNLISDNMDCGLSYSVISYLKKLSQQAKMESDRLIVSVGKRPPQETGIKVKNHSSALSLAHRKDFKQLLQGITGEMPLRLADINFKEFAGFQIALLNKDLKPQAYRNAYDIPRRNLLDQLTRMRSNLLRTTQKLIRGQDEDYLHSIPVAQMGNYQEYLKLMPSPLREIDPDQPKRLHTFGNPFKQDKKGMMIDEADEFVTGPQNKKRAGGDPNLGSALKRRRSMSPLLRRPQTPPIITNHVLGKGPAGALGQAGLIKPIPLHKGAEGNSVLAIDSNGEGGLGDDPGDSWPAEVDGEGGSPASLPLDEREGMCDGDSGEDRGEMEDRLDEDGLDERPSEREQNCSGLSPPGQEEELGDAEADLAMPGTVVVMPLDGSNAELRTRVIKEVRKPGRNYETIFQLLQEVKGPVTVQRYFIHHAIKEAARFKKRVLIQQLETALEEIEERRLLSARLNNDHGR